The Aneurinibacillus migulanus genome contains the following window.
CCATTTGCCGACCTTTATTCCATAAATAGAAAGCGTCAGCCGTCGATACGATTCCTAAATACAGCACAGCGAACCATACGGAAGGCTGGGCTAACCCGCTTACAAGCGGCATGAACTACCACTCGACAATCCAGATACCTCCGTTCGCATGTATAGTACATATATAGTAGCGTAACGGGGCATCGTGTCCCCGCTACGTAAGACGAACAGCAGAAACATCACGCTCTTGGCGAATCGGTTGCATAAGCGATTCTCCTTTATGTCACGTATTCCATTCCCTTACATCTTCTCATGCTAGTCGCAATCTTCCAACAAAAATTTTCGTATATCGCGTATTCCAACAAATTTAGTACTTTTAATTGCGTGAATTGTCGGACGATTATTATGTTTTTTTTATTGCTTGTCCGCTATACTGAAATCACCAAAATTGAATGGGGAGGAATACGTGATGAATATGGATGCCAGACAGGAGGATTTTGCTTATTACAAGGAAGGGGTAATTACCTGGATTTATGTACATGAGTCAGAGCAGGAGAACGTAAAGGCTGGTTGGCAAGAACATTTCTGTTCTGTACAGGAAGTTCGCTGTTCGTATGGTGTTGCGATGGAACGACAACAGGAAGAACAGGAAAGAGTAGTATGGTGTACGGCTTTGACTACGGGGACATATGAACGGGCGGAAACGGGGTATTGGGACACTGGATAACATTAAAACAGATCTTCATTTTCCTTTTTCTTTGTGTAGCCTTTACCGTGCATATGCAATCGATGCTCCTCGTTAAGGCCAGCGGCCATTCTGCCTGGCTCTTTTTCCGTTCTTCGGCTTTCTTTCTTCCGTTGTCCTTCTTTATTCATTGATCCGATTTCATTACGTTCCGGCCAATTTGGTATAATGAAAGAAAAAAGGTCTGGAGACAGAGTATGGAACCCATTCTACAAGTACAAGGCTTGACGGGCGGATACCGGAAGAAGCGCCCGATTATCCATGATATTACCTTCACTGTTCATCCACATGAAATGGTTGGGTTAATCGGTCTGAATGGTGCAGGGAAGAGTACGACCATTAAGCATATCCTAGGCTTGCTTCAAGCATCCGATGGCTCGGTTCGTATCCATAACCAGACGCTTCAAGATATGCCGGAAGCGTATCGCGCATCTTATACATATGTACCGGAATCGCCGCTCGTTTATGAAGATTTAACACTGTGGGAGCATCTGGAGTTAACGGCAATGGCATATGGCCTGGAACGGAAGACGTTCGAGGAGAGAGTCGTTCCTCTGATGGAAGAATTCAATATGAAGGACAAGCGGGATTTGTTTCCTCAGCATATGTCTAAGGGAATGCGCCAGAAGATGATGATCATGAATGCATTCCTGGTGCAGCCGTCGCTGTATATTATCGATGAACCGTTCGTTGGCCTCGACCCAATAGGTATTCGTTCATTGCTGGAACTGATGGTGAAGGTGAAAAACACCGGTGCCGGAATTCTGATGAGCTCACACATTCTGTCAACGGTTGAAAGGTACTGCGATAAGTTCGTCGTTCTACATAATGGACGGATTCGCGCGGCAGGTACGATCACAGAAATTCAGCAACAGGCCGGGATGGAAGGCGAACCGTTGGATGATGTATTCTATGAGCTGACAAAGGATCAGAACGTATGATGGATGTTAGACAGCTATGGAACCAGAGGATGGGAGCGTTTTTGAAAGAGGCTGTCGGCTATTCCCGTTATATCGCCAACAGTGGAACGATTGTATTCCTCGTATTTGCGTTTATCAGCGCGGCGTATTACTATTCTGTGTTGCTTGAAAAGCTACCGCGTACGTATCCGGTAGAGTGGTTCATTGTGTTACTTTTTTCCCTGCTTTTAACGGGTGGAAAGATCCGTACGTTCTTGAAGGAGGCGGACCTTGTGTTTTTGCTTCCGCTAGAAGGAAGGATGGGGCCGTATTTTAGGGCATCCATCGTGTATACATTTGTATTTCACGCACTCTCTATATTTTTGCTGCTGCTTGCGGTATGGCCGCTGTATAATCATCGGATGGGAACGAATGCGGAGCCGTTCCTGCCGCTCCTGGCATACTTGCTGGTGATGAAGCTGGCGAATGTGGTAGGGAGATGGCAGGAGCAACGATTGCGGGAGCGAAGCGCCAGAGCAGCTCATGCGGGAGGTCGTTGGATTGCGAATGTAGCTGTACTCTCGGTTCTGTTCTCGCAAGGATTTGTTCTCGGCAATATGATTGTGACCCTTCTCTTTCTTGTGGTCGCCATTTTCTACTATCGGACGCTTTCACGCCAGTATATACATTGGGAGCACCTGGTACAGATAGAAAGGCGCATGATATCCAGATTTCGCTCGTTTGCGAACCAGTTCGTCGATGTGCCTCACATAGAGAATAAGGTGCGCCGCCGTGCCTGGATATCTGTGCTGGTGGACAAGGTTGCTTTTGTGCAGCGTAACACGTATACGTATTTGTATGGCAAGGTATTTGCCCGTTCAGATTTGTTTTCGATGTTTGTAAGACTGACCATTGTTGGGCTGATTGTTATCGGTCTTATCCGCGACGAATGGGGTAAAGCAGTAGCTTATTTCATTGTACTATCGCTAACCGGCACACAATTGTCTACGTTACGTCAGTACTATCGTTATGTATTCTGGACGCATATCTATCCTATTCCATCTACGGCAAGACAGGATGCAGTCATACGCG
Protein-coding sequences here:
- a CDS encoding ABC transporter ATP-binding protein, with protein sequence MEPILQVQGLTGGYRKKRPIIHDITFTVHPHEMVGLIGLNGAGKSTTIKHILGLLQASDGSVRIHNQTLQDMPEAYRASYTYVPESPLVYEDLTLWEHLELTAMAYGLERKTFEERVVPLMEEFNMKDKRDLFPQHMSKGMRQKMMIMNAFLVQPSLYIIDEPFVGLDPIGIRSLLELMVKVKNTGAGILMSSHILSTVERYCDKFVVLHNGRIRAAGTITEIQQQAGMEGEPLDDVFYELTKDQNV
- a CDS encoding ABC transporter permease, which produces MMDVRQLWNQRMGAFLKEAVGYSRYIANSGTIVFLVFAFISAAYYYSVLLEKLPRTYPVEWFIVLLFSLLLTGGKIRTFLKEADLVFLLPLEGRMGPYFRASIVYTFVFHALSIFLLLLAVWPLYNHRMGTNAEPFLPLLAYLLVMKLANVVGRWQEQRLRERSARAAHAGGRWIANVAVLSVLFSQGFVLGNMIVTLLFLVVAIFYYRTLSRQYIHWEHLVQIERRMISRFRSFANQFVDVPHIENKVRRRAWISVLVDKVAFVQRNTYTYLYGKVFARSDLFSMFVRLTIVGLIVIGLIRDEWGKAVAYFIVLSLTGTQLSTLRQYYRYVFWTHIYPIPSTARQDAVIRVVFVAMLVQSVILYVAVLVPFTVGWHLVAAPVIGVGFSYVYSYRLLRRKLQEN